In Streptococcus mitis, the DNA window GAAATCTTCCCACTTCTCTTTTGAGTAGCTGAATGGATCATAGACCATTTTCCCATGAGTCTTTTGCCAGTCAAATTTATTATTTGGGGTTGCCCAACCAAATACCGTTTTTTCAAGCGGATAGAAATTTTGTCCTTTTTTCCGGATTGGTGTCGCTGAAAGACCTATCGTGTATTTTCGCTTTATTTTGCGATATAAGGCCACTTGTTTGTCAGATGACATGTTCTGCCATTCGTCTACTATCAGCACATCACAATCTAATTTATGCCCCTTTTTGACTTTATTTTGAAGATATCTATCCGTTTGAATGATAATCTCAACATCTTTATCAAAATTCATAAACTTGACTGCATCAATCCAACCATTCAAGATTGACAATCTGTTGTTTGTGATGATGATTTTCTTAGCCTTTTTATGTTTTGAGATAGCTAGAGCACATATAGTTTTACCCCGACCCCCTAAAGCTTCAAGAAAAATTCCATTTGATAAGTGATCACTTCTTTTGACTGCTTCAGCTTGCCACTTTCTTAACGTTATTGTTATACTCACTCACCACCTTTCCAATATCTTGAATTACTTCTTCAATATCATTTCTCATTGCCCAAAATAATCCAAGTCTTGCTGCCGCTCTGACATCCTGGTGATGGCTTTTCTCGAATTTCCAAAGGCCTAAAATTTTCAAAAGATCGTCTGGAATATCCGACTTATAACCTGCATTGTTTTGCAAGATTGCTTCCTGATAACAAAGCTGGATATAAGCAATGGTGTCAAGTACACTATTATCTTTTGACTTGTCGATATCCCTTACTTTGTATTCCTCGATAATAACGACATCGCACTCAAGACTTTTTCCGATTTCGTGAAACCACTTAGCAAATCCCTTCATACCATAAGGGACCACCCAATAATCAACCAGCTTTGCATTATCCAAGAGTACAATCCCTGTTGTACTGGTTTCAATTTTGTTGCTTGATGGATCAATTGCTAAAATTTTCATCAAACACCAACTTTCTCAGTCAGCACTCCTGGATAAAGGGCAGTGTTAAACCAATTTTGTTTATTTACCTTTGCAAAGGCAAATAGCGCCTTAATTTCTTTTGCTTGTTTTTCGAATTTTCGAATATCTTCCTCTGATTCAAAAATAGGTTTTTCTTTGTATTTAGCGACTGTGACCAGCTTGTACTCCGGAGTAAACACCGGCTTTTCATTTCCCTGATCAAGATTCGTTTCGTCTACTTTCACAAAACGAATCGCAACATCGAATAGAAATCCTTCTGTAACAAGCACTTCGATCGATTCTGGTCCAATCACAACTGCTAGTGAATCCGTTACTCGTGTTTTATTCATCAATTCCATTACTTAATCACCAACTTTTCTGTTCGAATGAGCTCAGCTCCTTTGACTTTCTTGCCAGATTTAAGCAACTCTTTGAGTGTTTTTTTGTCCGGCGCAAGCGTCACTTTTTTTGTAAAATATTTTTTCGGAAGATCGTCTTCATTGACCTTGATTGATTCTGGATTCTTAGTAACTTTTATAATCAGGGCACCACTCTTGACCTCAGTTTGACCTGTGACCTTCATCGCTGTCATAATGTTGTCTTTAACATAATCCAGCTTTTTTTGCGCTGCCTGTTTCTTTGCTTTGAAGCTATCTTCCTCAGCCTTGTACATGGCCACGTCTGCTTCTAGATTCTTGATAACATGGGCATATCCTTCGGCTTTCTGTTCGAATTGCTCTTGCCAATCGATCGCCTCAAGCGTATCCGTTTTTGTTTCGTCATCAATATCCATTTGGTAAATTGCCAGAAACTGACCTGTCAATTCATATAAACTAGCCATTTTTTTCTACCTCTCTAATTTTGTTTGATAGTTTTGTTAGTCCAATACCTGATTTAGTTAAATCAGCGTTGGACGTGAATAAATGATTTTGATTCATTCTAGCTATTTCGTTCTTAGATAAACATGCCAGATTTGAAATATCATAGTTTGTTTTATCGCCGTCCAGAAAAACGATTGAGTACCCTTTTGGTATCGGCCCGTGATGTTCTTCCCACACTTTACGATGTTTCAAAACCCATTGATTAGGTTCTCCAAACTTTTCTTTCGGATAGCCATCTGTTGTGTAGTTGATAGTGCCGACAGGTACATAATTGGGAGGTCTATTACCTTTTTTGAAGTAACCACTATTGGGTGGCCGATTCGGGTACTTCTTCCCCTTATTGTGAGGAGTCTGACCTTTCTCGAATCTTCCCGTCAAACCACTATGTAGATTATTATTTCTCCGATAACTCTTAATCTGTTTCTCAGTTAGTGATAAGCCAAATTTTTGGTTCATTTCATTTGCGACATCACGAGAAATCTTATTTTTTTGGATGGACACAAGGTAGTCGTGTTGCTCCTTAGTCAGCAATTTACCTTGATAAGCTTCACCAACAAGCAAGCCTAAACGTTTACGCACACCGCCTATTTGAGTCTTGTTGTAATTCGTACCAAATTTCTCATTCAGTAACTTAGTTACTTCAGGAGTTAATCGACCAGGGCAAATTTCATGCATGTACTCCGTGTACTCATCCTTCCAGCAAAGCGATCGGGGCATTGACTTCACCTACCTTGTCTTTGAATTTTTCAGCATCTAGCGCCAACTGGCCAGCTTGTAGGATTTGACCCGAGATTGCGACCATCTGTTTTGATCGTTGAAGCTCGGTCTTTAATTCATCAGCAGTAAGATCCCTATCGTCCAATGTTTCCAACTGAGCGAAAAGAGTATTGGTTAAATCTGATAATTTATTTCGAACCATCTACTTCGTCACCTCTTTCATCAATTTATTTGCTTCTTTGATTAGCAAACGCATAACGTTGCTATCAGTTTCTTTCTCTGCTGCTCTTGTCAGCATATCCACCCACTCACGTCTGTTGTCATTCTTCCAATCAACCAACTCAGTGAGTGCCTGTGTATGGTTATAGTAAGGCGAGTAGTCGTATGACTTATCTTCCAAGCGAACGCATCTGCCTGCCTTGATGTCTTTGGCCAGATTTGCACTTACGTTGCTTTTTGTTGTTCCGACAACCTCAGCCACTTCATCATATGAGGCAGCAGGGTGCTCTCTATAATATTCCCTGATTTGTTCAGCTTGAGTCATGTTCTTCTCCTTATTTCAACCCTACAGGTGGCTCTACATCATAAGTAAATTGCTTGTCTGAATTTCTCGGGTTCATCCGTGCGACATTGTTAGCTATTCGCTGGCGCTCTTTCTGCTTCATTTCAGCGTGGTCATCCAGTGTATTCACT includes these proteins:
- a CDS encoding siphovirus Gp157 family protein yields the protein MASLYELTGQFLAIYQMDIDDETKTDTLEAIDWQEQFEQKAEGYAHVIKNLEADVAMYKAEEDSFKAKKQAAQKKLDYVKDNIMTAMKVTGQTEVKSGALIIKVTKNPESIKVNEDDLPKKYFTKKVTLAPDKKTLKELLKSGKKVKGAELIRTEKLVIK
- a CDS encoding HNH endonuclease signature motif containing protein; this translates as MHEICPGRLTPEVTKLLNEKFGTNYNKTQIGGVRKRLGLLVGEAYQGKLLTKEQHDYLVSIQKNKISRDVANEMNQKFGLSLTEKQIKSYRRNNNLHSGLTGRFEKGQTPHNKGKKYPNRPPNSGYFKKGNRPPNYVPVGTINYTTDGYPKEKFGEPNQWVLKHRKVWEEHHGPIPKGYSIVFLDGDKTNYDISNLACLSKNEIARMNQNHLFTSNADLTKSGIGLTKLSNKIREVEKNG